Proteins co-encoded in one Prevotella sp. E13-27 genomic window:
- a CDS encoding vWA domain-containing protein gives MGAFDEVDATPRRTMVLFFIVDTSGSMKGERIESVNVAVQEVLPYVDDISSTNPDAQIKIAALEFSSGCEWMYPQPMDPGEFSWRTLEAGGLTAMGDAFNELNAKLSKKAFMQEAVGSFAPAFIFMSDGEPTDDYKHGLEKLKGNPWFRAGIKVAIAIGEDANQDILAEFTGTSEAVLTVHNKEQLKKIIRFVSVTSSQVASKSSSVGSDAPQTKQEELSEKIAEQVKSDDQFDGVDVGTEVSSGTDDWGSWG, from the coding sequence ATGGGAGCATTTGATGAGGTTGACGCCACCCCGAGGCGTACAATGGTACTTTTCTTCATCGTTGACACATCAGGCAGCATGAAGGGAGAGAGAATAGAGAGCGTAAACGTGGCAGTACAGGAGGTATTGCCCTATGTAGATGACATCTCATCGACAAACCCTGACGCACAGATCAAGATTGCCGCACTGGAGTTCTCAAGCGGCTGTGAGTGGATGTATCCACAGCCCATGGATCCAGGCGAGTTCTCTTGGCGTACCCTCGAGGCTGGTGGTCTGACCGCTATGGGCGACGCATTCAACGAGCTGAACGCTAAACTATCAAAGAAAGCATTCATGCAGGAGGCTGTAGGCTCGTTTGCACCCGCTTTCATCTTCATGTCTGACGGTGAGCCTACCGATGACTATAAACACGGACTGGAAAAACTGAAGGGCAACCCTTGGTTCCGCGCCGGCATCAAGGTAGCCATTGCCATAGGCGAAGATGCAAACCAGGATATTTTGGCTGAGTTCACCGGCACAAGCGAGGCTGTGCTCACCGTTCACAACAAAGAGCAGCTGAAGAAGATTATCCGCTTCGTCAGCGTCACCTCTTCACAGGTGGCCAGCAAGAGCTCATCAGTGGGCAGCGACGCTCCCCAGACCAAGCAGGAGGAACTGTCGGAGAAGATTGCCGAGCAGGTGAAGAGCGACGACCAGTTCGACGGCGTTGATGTTGGTACCGAGGTAAGCAGCGGCACCGATGACTGGGGCTCATGGGGATAA
- a CDS encoding Hsp70 family protein has protein sequence MKEVYGIDLGTTNSCIAVIGEDGLPQVIKNLEDAATTPSVIFYDETGEPVVGGEAKSMMGSDIKRTVAFIKREMSNKNYELDIDGTTVTPITASALILKKVVDDANEQRSYEGLPPIHKAVITVPAYFGNDERERTKQAAQIAGLEVLGLLNEPTAAALSYGTKGLNNKTFMIYDLGGGTFDVSIMRMENNELETLASDGNHHLGGVDWDIALIDYALQKEGLDVTYDDIKDSKEVGKMLVNAENCKKNLSKADKAAFKFMYQRKMHFIDISRSVFEELTEDLVDRTINIVEKAKKLALERTDNLNISDIILVGGSSYMPMIKKRLMEEYPNCNLRLDNLEPDRAVAKGAAIHASSLEGEKTKVTLGDDLATRSYGIRCYGSEDRLIVQNVIKRTDSLVYEGSTGFTTREDGSTSVNLALYENISTDEEVELEKCTLIEESELEWGFPVPAKTEITAFVVRDSNGIVNIKVECQGKTKTFTIKGEGTLSEQEIERERRRLANKHV, from the coding sequence ATGAAAGAAGTATATGGCATTGACCTGGGCACAACCAACTCTTGTATCGCTGTTATCGGTGAGGACGGACTGCCACAGGTCATCAAGAACCTTGAGGATGCTGCTACAACGCCATCAGTTATATTCTATGACGAGACAGGTGAGCCAGTAGTGGGCGGCGAGGCAAAGAGTATGATGGGTAGTGATATCAAGCGTACTGTGGCTTTCATTAAGCGCGAGATGTCCAACAAGAACTACGAGCTCGACATCGATGGCACTACAGTCACTCCTATCACAGCATCAGCACTCATACTGAAGAAAGTTGTTGACGATGCCAACGAGCAACGCTCCTATGAGGGACTGCCGCCCATTCATAAGGCAGTCATCACCGTTCCCGCCTATTTCGGCAACGACGAGCGCGAGCGCACTAAGCAGGCTGCGCAGATAGCCGGACTGGAAGTGCTCGGACTGCTCAACGAGCCTACAGCGGCAGCACTTAGCTATGGCACAAAGGGACTGAACAACAAGACATTTATGATCTACGACCTTGGCGGTGGCACCTTCGATGTGAGCATCATGCGCATGGAGAACAACGAGCTTGAGACACTCGCCAGCGACGGCAACCACCACCTCGGCGGCGTGGACTGGGACATCGCTCTCATAGACTATGCCCTTCAGAAGGAAGGACTTGACGTAACTTATGATGACATCAAGGACTCGAAGGAAGTCGGTAAGATGCTCGTCAATGCAGAGAACTGTAAGAAGAACCTGTCTAAAGCTGATAAGGCTGCCTTCAAGTTCATGTATCAGCGCAAGATGCACTTTATAGACATTTCTCGCAGTGTGTTCGAGGAACTGACTGAAGACCTCGTTGACCGCACCATCAACATAGTAGAGAAAGCGAAGAAGCTGGCTCTTGAGCGTACCGACAATCTCAACATCAGTGATATCATCCTCGTTGGCGGCTCATCATATATGCCGATGATTAAGAAGCGCCTGATGGAGGAATATCCAAACTGCAACCTCAGACTGGACAACCTTGAGCCAGACCGTGCTGTAGCTAAAGGTGCAGCCATCCATGCCTCAAGCTTAGAGGGCGAGAAAACCAAGGTGACGCTCGGCGACGACCTCGCCACACGCTCTTATGGCATCCGCTGCTACGGTTCTGAGGACCGCCTCATCGTGCAGAACGTCATTAAGCGTACCGACTCACTGGTCTATGAGGGCTCTACAGGATTCACAACCCGCGAAGACGGAAGCACAAGCGTTAACCTTGCTCTCTACGAGAACATCAGTACCGACGAAGAGGTGGAGCTGGAGAAGTGTACACTCATTGAGGAGTCTGAGCTCGAATGGGGCTTCCCCGTACCTGCAAAGACAGAGATCACTGCTTTTGTTGTACGCGACTCTAATGGTATAGTAAATATTAAGGTGGAGTGTCAGGGTAAAACAAAGACATTCACCATCAAGGGCGAGGGCACGCTCAGTGAACAGGAGATTGAGCGCGAGCGTCGCCGTCTGGCTAACAAGCACGTGTAA
- a CDS encoding protein phosphatase 2C domain-containing protein codes for MSEIIVFNATRRGASHVKKDIVCQDYSLSYESDDGSLRVAIVCDGHGGDTYVRSDVGSRLAAETALANIRQFVEETPARLFLGKKGAVTSHPKDEDAAVAATGCDTSKMTEVELQRHEQDQQFLKQVADIRDQDLRFTMLFGRIYMQWLQAIEQHAEENPFNDHEQTMLGKYYQQWQKEKQSGLRDSMYTPIVKAYGSTLMAFVRTPLYWFAFHIGDGKMMACDASLNWFEPVPWDCRCFLNLTTSLCDGSPVGEFRYAFSGMGDFPVAVILGSDGLDDSWGNFERLANFYSQTLGIFDNLGKDKAVEELGDFLPKLSAKASQDDMSMAGIIDLALIKTGLQAYKKEREIRELNAERQKRTAELEKVKKEVQELEAQLAELKKKRDDAEREQNNFLNLLRKHEDTLHEVTEKLNATQTANEQATENLKQETEAYNEWMAANEERFNTLKVEVDDIRKKASNDEEAARLLWQQQTADYHTADSNRRMEALQQKQQNMEAVSQQALEALERVPVETPEAIEQEPEEATLSSMLSTVEPQETEEPQISEEQKPQEPVEQDSQESIAEE; via the coding sequence ATGAGTGAAATCATAGTATTCAATGCCACACGACGCGGTGCTTCCCATGTGAAGAAAGACATCGTGTGTCAGGACTATTCGCTCAGCTATGAGAGCGACGACGGCTCACTGCGCGTGGCCATCGTATGCGACGGACACGGAGGCGACACCTACGTTCGTAGTGACGTAGGTTCGCGTCTGGCCGCCGAAACGGCACTGGCCAACATTCGCCAGTTTGTGGAAGAGACTCCTGCCCGTCTGTTTCTCGGAAAGAAAGGAGCGGTGACCAGCCATCCTAAGGATGAAGACGCCGCCGTGGCTGCCACAGGATGCGACACCTCAAAGATGACTGAGGTGGAACTGCAGCGCCATGAGCAGGATCAGCAGTTTCTGAAACAGGTGGCTGACATACGTGACCAGGACCTGCGCTTCACAATGCTCTTCGGACGCATCTACATGCAGTGGCTTCAGGCCATCGAGCAGCATGCTGAGGAAAATCCCTTCAACGACCATGAGCAGACAATGCTCGGAAAGTATTACCAGCAATGGCAGAAGGAGAAGCAGAGCGGACTGCGCGACAGCATGTACACGCCAATCGTCAAAGCTTATGGCAGTACGCTGATGGCTTTCGTGCGCACGCCGCTGTACTGGTTCGCCTTCCATATTGGCGACGGAAAGATGATGGCATGCGATGCCTCGCTGAACTGGTTTGAGCCAGTGCCTTGGGACTGTCGCTGCTTCCTGAACCTGACAACATCGCTCTGCGACGGCAGTCCGGTGGGTGAGTTCCGCTATGCCTTCAGCGGCATGGGCGACTTCCCCGTAGCAGTAATCCTCGGCAGTGACGGACTTGACGACTCATGGGGCAACTTCGAACGACTGGCCAACTTCTACTCGCAGACGCTCGGCATCTTTGATAACCTAGGCAAGGACAAGGCTGTAGAGGAACTGGGTGACTTCCTGCCGAAGTTGAGTGCAAAGGCCTCACAAGACGATATGTCAATGGCGGGCATCATTGATCTGGCACTTATCAAGACAGGTCTGCAAGCATACAAAAAGGAACGCGAGATACGCGAGCTGAATGCCGAACGACAGAAGCGAACAGCCGAACTTGAGAAAGTCAAGAAGGAGGTGCAGGAGTTAGAGGCTCAACTAGCCGAACTGAAGAAAAAACGCGATGATGCGGAAAGGGAACAGAACAATTTCCTCAACCTGCTCAGAAAACATGAGGACACGCTACACGAGGTGACAGAAAAGCTCAATGCCACTCAGACAGCAAACGAGCAAGCTACTGAGAATCTGAAACAGGAGACAGAAGCCTACAACGAGTGGATGGCTGCCAACGAGGAACGCTTCAATACGCTCAAGGTTGAGGTGGATGACATACGCAAGAAAGCCAGCAACGATGAAGAGGCAGCCCGACTGTTGTGGCAACAGCAGACCGCTGACTACCACACCGCTGACAGCAACCGCCGTATGGAGGCACTGCAACAGAAGCAGCAGAACATGGAGGCCGTCTCACAGCAAGCCCTTGAGGCTCTGGAGAGAGTACCGGTGGAAACACCAGAGGCTATCGAACAAGAGCCAGAAGAAGCGACTCTCAGCAGCATGCTGTCAACAGTGGAACCTCAAGAGACAGAAGAGCCTCAAATATCTGAAGAGCAAAAACCTCAAGAGCCAGTAGAACAAGATTCTCAAGAGTCTATAGCTGAAGAATGA
- the grpE gene encoding nucleotide exchange factor GrpE, with product MEWSWKKKEETHSQEEQKPTEETKVEEQSQTVIEDKAEEQVNDSQEAKATEQVTTAETEQQKQTAGNAVLQNIAFYLQQMNARMDSIQRSAEKQQNEYAEAQKRFDAQIEEKENIIQQQHNQLLKFQDDVIYKTQHGLIMELIGLADNVRTILAKQKEAKDYDDLLDDVRRLEQWIDSSLEDNGVRRFAEAGTLEFNPKRQAITDTEEAPTPELAGTYRTEQPGYEWAVPYVVVRSDVQLQNIMADNKVPKKFSYVIRQEEVVKLK from the coding sequence ATGGAATGGAGTTGGAAAAAGAAAGAAGAAACCCACTCTCAGGAGGAACAGAAGCCTACTGAAGAGACAAAGGTAGAAGAACAGTCACAGACTGTCATTGAAGATAAGGCTGAAGAACAAGTGAATGACAGCCAAGAGGCGAAGGCCACAGAGCAGGTGACTACTGCTGAGACAGAGCAGCAGAAGCAGACTGCAGGCAATGCCGTGCTCCAGAACATAGCGTTCTATCTGCAGCAGATGAACGCCCGCATGGACAGCATACAGCGTTCGGCAGAGAAACAGCAGAACGAATATGCTGAAGCCCAGAAACGCTTCGACGCACAGATAGAAGAGAAAGAGAATATCATCCAGCAGCAGCACAACCAACTGCTGAAATTCCAGGATGATGTGATATACAAGACGCAACACGGACTAATAATGGAGCTTATAGGTCTGGCAGACAACGTGCGCACCATCCTGGCCAAGCAGAAAGAGGCTAAGGACTATGACGACTTGCTTGATGACGTGCGCCGACTGGAGCAGTGGATTGACTCGTCGCTTGAGGACAATGGTGTGCGCCGCTTCGCCGAAGCCGGTACACTGGAGTTCAATCCTAAGCGACAGGCCATCACCGACACCGAGGAAGCTCCAACGCCAGAACTCGCAGGCACCTATCGCACAGAGCAGCCTGGATATGAGTGGGCAGTACCCTATGTAGTGGTGCGCTCCGACGTACAGCTGCAGAATATCATGGCAGACAACAAAGTGCCAAAGAAGTTCAGCTATGTCATCCGTCAGGAAGAGGTGGTCAAGCTGAAATAA
- a CDS encoding anaerobic ribonucleoside triphosphate reductase: MIQTVVKRDGRVVGFNEQKIMAAIRKAMMATEKGEDERLLNTITDHIAQRGQSQMTVEAIQDLVEVELMKSARKDVAQKYIAYRNQRSIARKAKTRDIFLDIVNVKNNDITRENANMNADTPAGMMMKFASETTKPFVDDYLLSQDVRDAVEHNYLHIHDKDYYPTKSLTCVQHPLDNILNCGFIAGHGASRPAKRIETASVLACISLECAQNEMHGGQAIPAFDFYLAPFVRLSYIEELKNLEDLNGEDYSALYEEPLMDYLKQPLDGLTGVDRVRQHAINKTVARVHQSMEAFIHNMNTIHSRGGNQVVFSSINYGTDTSAEGRCIMRELLLSTYEGVGGGETAIFPIQIWKKKRGVNYLPEDRNFDLYQLACKVTARRFFPNFLNLDATFNQSEEWQADDPKRYLHEVATMGCRTRVFENRFGPKTSIGRGNISFTTINIVKIAIECMNIENKEERIAKFFANLDDMLEIAAKQLDERFQFQKTALVKQFPLLMKSLWIGADKLGPNETIESVINQGTLGIGFIGLAECLVALTGKHHGESEESQELGLKIVTYMRDRVNDFCERYHHNYSVLATPAEGLAGRFTKRDRKMFGVIPGVTDRDYYTNSNHVPVYYKCSARHKAEVEAPYHDLTRGGHIFYVEIDGDATHNPQVIMSVVDMMDRLNMGYGSVNHNRNRCMDCGYENAQSGLKVCPKCGSTNIDKLQRITGYLVGTTDRWNSGKLAELNDRVTHIDDGEQTLF, encoded by the coding sequence ATGATACAGACAGTTGTAAAGCGCGACGGTCGCGTCGTCGGCTTTAATGAGCAAAAAATCATGGCAGCAATTCGTAAAGCCATGATGGCAACAGAGAAAGGTGAGGATGAGCGATTGCTCAACACCATAACAGATCACATTGCACAGCGCGGACAGTCACAGATGACCGTTGAGGCTATTCAGGACCTCGTGGAGGTAGAGCTGATGAAGAGTGCGCGCAAGGACGTGGCACAGAAGTATATTGCCTATCGCAACCAGCGTTCTATAGCACGAAAGGCAAAGACTCGTGACATCTTCCTCGACATTGTTAACGTGAAGAACAATGACATCACTCGTGAGAATGCGAACATGAATGCCGACACACCTGCCGGCATGATGATGAAGTTCGCTTCAGAGACTACAAAGCCTTTTGTTGACGATTATCTTCTTTCACAGGATGTGCGCGATGCAGTAGAGCATAACTATCTGCACATCCACGACAAGGACTACTATCCCACGAAGTCACTCACCTGTGTTCAGCATCCACTTGACAATATCCTTAACTGCGGCTTCATTGCCGGACATGGTGCTTCGCGCCCTGCAAAGCGCATCGAGACAGCATCTGTGCTGGCTTGCATCTCTTTGGAGTGCGCACAGAATGAGATGCATGGCGGACAGGCCATACCAGCCTTCGACTTCTATCTGGCACCTTTCGTCCGTCTGTCATACATTGAGGAACTGAAGAATCTTGAAGACCTCAATGGCGAGGACTACAGCGCTCTCTACGAGGAGCCCCTCATGGACTATCTGAAGCAGCCGCTCGATGGACTGACTGGTGTTGACCGTGTGCGTCAGCATGCCATCAACAAGACCGTTGCCCGTGTTCACCAGTCCATGGAGGCTTTCATCCACAACATGAACACCATTCACTCTCGTGGCGGTAACCAGGTAGTCTTCTCTTCTATCAACTACGGAACAGACACCAGTGCCGAGGGACGCTGCATCATGCGCGAGCTGCTGCTCTCTACCTACGAAGGCGTAGGCGGTGGCGAGACAGCCATCTTCCCCATACAGATTTGGAAGAAGAAGCGTGGCGTGAACTATCTGCCCGAGGATCGCAACTTCGACCTCTATCAGCTGGCATGCAAGGTTACTGCACGTCGTTTCTTCCCCAACTTCCTTAACCTCGACGCAACGTTCAACCAGTCAGAAGAATGGCAGGCTGACGATCCTAAGCGCTACCTGCACGAGGTGGCAACGATGGGCTGCCGCACACGTGTGTTTGAGAACCGCTTCGGACCAAAGACCAGCATCGGACGTGGTAACATCTCGTTCACTACTATTAATATCGTGAAGATTGCCATCGAGTGTATGAATATTGAGAACAAGGAAGAGCGCATAGCAAAGTTCTTCGCAAACCTCGATGACATGCTTGAGATAGCTGCCAAGCAGCTCGACGAGCGCTTCCAGTTCCAGAAGACAGCCCTTGTGAAGCAGTTCCCACTGCTCATGAAAAGCCTGTGGATAGGTGCCGACAAGCTCGGACCAAACGAGACCATAGAGAGCGTCATCAATCAGGGCACCCTCGGAATAGGCTTCATCGGACTGGCAGAGTGTCTTGTTGCTCTGACAGGCAAGCATCATGGTGAGAGCGAGGAGTCACAGGAGTTAGGTCTGAAGATCGTTACTTATATGCGCGACCGCGTCAACGACTTCTGCGAGCGCTATCATCACAACTACTCTGTTTTGGCTACGCCTGCAGAGGGACTGGCAGGCCGCTTCACCAAGCGCGACCGAAAGATGTTCGGTGTCATCCCAGGAGTTACCGATCGTGACTACTACACCAACTCTAACCACGTGCCAGTCTATTACAAGTGCTCTGCACGCCATAAGGCCGAGGTTGAGGCTCCTTATCACGACCTCACACGCGGCGGACATATCTTCTATGTAGAGATTGATGGTGACGCAACTCATAATCCACAGGTGATAATGAGTGTTGTTGACATGATGGACCGTCTTAATATGGGCTATGGCTCTGTTAACCACAACCGCAACCGCTGCATGGACTGCGGCTATGAGAATGCACAGTCAGGCCTTAAGGTTTGTCCGAAGTGCGGCTCAACAAACATCGACAAGCTGCAGCGCATCACCGGCTACCTCGTAGGAACGACCGACCGTTGGAACAGTGGCAAGCTGGCTGAGCTCAATGACCGCGTTACTCACATTGACGACGGTGAGCAGACATTGTTCTAA
- a CDS encoding OPT family oligopeptide transporter, whose product MEEMEIKSQLPENAFRELKDGEQYEPLMSPQGTFPEVNAWSVSVGVAMAIVFSAAAAYLGLKVGQVFEAAIPIAIIAVGMSTLMKRSKALGENVIIQSIGACSGAVVAGAIFTLPAIYILQAKYGFDDVAFYKMFLASLLGGILGILFLIPFRKYFVKDMHGKYPFPEATATTQVLVSGEKGGSQAKPLLLAGLVGGLYDFVVSTFGLWNEVFTSRMVAGGQWLADKAKMVFSLNTGAAVLGLGYIIGLRYTLIICIGSLAVWWLLVPGMAIIFGDTVLNQWDPTITTAVGEMSPEAIFKAYGKSIGIGAIAMSGIIGIIKSWGIIKSAVGLAAKEMKGSGNVDEANQKRTDKDLSFRFIGIASVTAIICTFLFFWLGVMEGNFLFAAVAIVLTVIIAFLFTTVAANAIAIVGSNPVSGMTLMTLIVASVVMVAVGLKGVGGMIAALIMGGVVCTALSVSGSFITDLKIGYWMGTTPRKQEMWKFLGTLVSAATVVGVMMILNKAYGFASGQLAAPQANAMAAVIDPLMNGVGAPWLLYGIGAVLAVVLTLCKVPALPFALGMFIPLQLNTPLVVGGLINWFVTTRSKDKAVNEERGEKGNLIASGFIAGGALMGVVSAILRFCEVKFDFDAWWANPLSEWCALAAYLLLIIYFIIATKVKK is encoded by the coding sequence ATGGAAGAAATGGAAATTAAAAGTCAGTTGCCTGAGAATGCGTTTCGGGAGCTGAAAGATGGCGAGCAGTATGAACCGCTGATGTCGCCACAGGGCACATTCCCTGAAGTTAACGCATGGTCCGTGTCTGTCGGTGTGGCTATGGCCATCGTCTTCTCGGCAGCAGCAGCTTATCTCGGACTGAAAGTGGGTCAGGTGTTTGAAGCCGCCATCCCCATTGCTATCATCGCCGTAGGCATGAGCACGCTGATGAAACGTTCAAAGGCGCTGGGAGAAAACGTTATCATCCAGTCTATAGGTGCCTGTTCGGGCGCTGTCGTTGCCGGAGCCATTTTTACTTTACCTGCCATCTATATCCTGCAGGCGAAATATGGTTTTGACGATGTTGCGTTCTACAAGATGTTCCTTGCCTCGCTGCTTGGCGGAATTCTGGGCATCTTGTTCCTGATACCGTTCAGAAAATATTTCGTTAAGGATATGCATGGTAAGTACCCCTTCCCTGAGGCCACTGCTACCACACAGGTGTTGGTGAGCGGTGAGAAGGGTGGCAGTCAGGCAAAGCCTCTGTTGCTGGCAGGTCTCGTGGGCGGTCTCTACGACTTTGTGGTGTCCACGTTCGGACTGTGGAACGAGGTGTTTACCTCACGTATGGTTGCTGGAGGCCAATGGCTTGCAGACAAGGCAAAGATGGTGTTCTCGCTTAATACTGGAGCTGCTGTGCTCGGCCTGGGTTATATCATTGGACTGCGCTACACACTGATTATATGTATTGGCTCGCTGGCTGTATGGTGGTTGCTGGTGCCAGGGATGGCAATCATATTTGGTGATACTGTACTTAACCAGTGGGACCCCACAATAACAACGGCTGTTGGAGAGATGTCACCTGAAGCCATCTTCAAAGCTTACGGCAAGTCTATCGGCATTGGCGCAATAGCAATGTCAGGCATCATTGGTATTATCAAGAGCTGGGGCATCATCAAGAGTGCTGTCGGACTGGCTGCCAAGGAAATGAAAGGCAGCGGAAATGTTGATGAGGCTAATCAGAAGCGCACAGACAAAGATCTTAGCTTCCGTTTCATAGGCATTGCCTCTGTGACGGCTATCATCTGCACATTCCTGTTCTTCTGGCTCGGCGTGATGGAAGGCAACTTCCTCTTTGCGGCTGTGGCCATCGTGCTGACAGTAATCATCGCGTTCCTCTTCACCACTGTTGCGGCTAACGCTATAGCTATTGTGGGTTCAAACCCTGTTAGTGGTATGACGCTGATGACGCTCATCGTTGCTTCGGTAGTGATGGTGGCTGTAGGTTTGAAGGGCGTGGGCGGTATGATTGCTGCGCTGATCATGGGTGGTGTGGTATGTACGGCACTATCGGTGTCAGGCTCGTTTATCACTGACCTTAAGATAGGCTACTGGATGGGCACAACGCCAAGGAAACAGGAGATGTGGAAATTCCTCGGCACACTGGTGTCGGCAGCTACCGTCGTAGGTGTGATGATGATACTCAACAAAGCCTATGGCTTCGCTTCTGGACAGCTTGCTGCTCCTCAGGCTAACGCTATGGCTGCCGTCATCGATCCGCTTATGAATGGAGTAGGCGCCCCTTGGCTGCTCTATGGTATCGGAGCCGTGCTGGCTGTGGTGCTGACGCTCTGCAAAGTGCCTGCACTGCCTTTCGCTCTTGGCATGTTCATACCTCTTCAGCTTAATACTCCTCTTGTGGTGGGTGGACTGATTAACTGGTTCGTTACCACACGTTCGAAGGACAAGGCTGTCAACGAGGAACGTGGCGAGAAGGGTAATCTCATCGCATCTGGATTCATCGCCGGCGGTGCGCTGATGGGTGTTGTGAGCGCCATTCTTAGATTCTGCGAGGTGAAGTTTGACTTTGATGCCTGGTGGGCTAACCCATTGTCAGAGTGGTGCGCTCTTGCTGCTTATCTGCTGCTGATAATCTACTTTATCATAGCTACTAAGGTCAAGAAATAA
- a CDS encoding TerY-C metal binding domain-containing protein: MKHPKYDGMVIVAYCSRNKQPYGITAIKQGKDYVFDWSFKLTEKAAKSEGFTENKVRGNIFNGDKFPGCPHCGNQSWVQCGQCGKISCYVGEGTFHCPVCGNSGEVTTSDDFDLSGGGY; the protein is encoded by the coding sequence ATGAAACATCCAAAGTATGACGGAATGGTGATTGTGGCCTATTGCTCGCGCAACAAACAGCCCTATGGCATCACCGCCATCAAACAAGGCAAAGACTATGTCTTCGACTGGTCCTTCAAACTGACGGAGAAAGCCGCCAAGAGCGAAGGATTCACCGAGAACAAGGTGCGCGGCAACATATTCAACGGAGACAAGTTCCCAGGCTGTCCCCACTGCGGCAACCAGAGCTGGGTACAATGCGGCCAATGTGGAAAGATAAGCTGCTACGTAGGAGAAGGAACCTTCCATTGTCCTGTATGCGGCAACTCTGGCGAGGTAACGACAAGCGATGACTTCGACCTCAGCGGCGGAGGCTATTAA
- a CDS encoding protein kinase domain-containing protein encodes MSELSTGTKVKFTNGGSCTVKKELGRGGQGIVYLVDYNGNDYALKWYHLPYPDAFYANLKKNAEAGAPSESFIWPLAVTERQNDSYGYIMKLRPKGYEELGAFMLAKARFKSVECVIDAALQICTSFQKLHIRGLSYQDMNDGNFFINPETGHVLICDNDNVAPNGVNMGIAGKVGFMAPEIVEHQSLPNRNTDYFSLAVTLFILFYLNRPFEGAFALSCPCMNEDAERKLNGKDAIFIMDPTNPKNRPVPGVHKNVIRRWGAYPKMLQDEFIKTFSSEAMHDPTKRTMDRKWEQLLVQLRAFYVQCPICGKMTFVNDETPTQCIECGKPLTKPVLVKCGKYNVPLVPGQKFYKCMTTFEEDHDTVVGEAVRNKVDPKKWGLVNKSGQPWTVTLPDGTVRNVDSGSGMPMVIGAKIRFSKDITGEIVK; translated from the coding sequence ATGTCAGAACTATCAACTGGAACAAAGGTAAAATTTACCAACGGCGGCAGCTGTACCGTAAAGAAAGAACTCGGCCGAGGCGGTCAGGGTATCGTTTATCTCGTTGACTACAACGGCAACGACTATGCTTTGAAGTGGTATCATCTGCCTTACCCCGATGCTTTCTATGCTAACCTGAAGAAGAACGCTGAGGCAGGTGCCCCAAGCGAATCGTTCATCTGGCCACTGGCAGTAACTGAGCGTCAGAACGACAGCTATGGATACATAATGAAACTGCGTCCGAAAGGCTATGAGGAACTGGGCGCGTTCATGCTTGCCAAGGCTCGATTCAAGAGCGTAGAGTGCGTGATAGACGCTGCCCTGCAGATATGCACAAGTTTCCAGAAGCTCCACATCCGTGGACTGAGCTATCAGGATATGAACGATGGTAACTTCTTCATAAATCCCGAGACTGGCCATGTGCTCATCTGCGACAATGACAACGTTGCTCCTAACGGCGTGAACATGGGTATTGCCGGTAAGGTAGGTTTCATGGCGCCTGAGATTGTTGAGCACCAGTCGCTGCCAAACCGTAACACCGACTATTTCTCACTCGCCGTTACGCTGTTCATACTGTTCTATCTGAATCGTCCGTTCGAGGGTGCCTTCGCACTGTCATGCCCATGTATGAACGAGGATGCCGAGCGCAAGCTCAACGGCAAGGACGCCATCTTCATCATGGACCCAACAAACCCCAAAAACCGTCCAGTACCCGGTGTCCATAAGAACGTTATACGCCGCTGGGGTGCCTACCCAAAAATGCTGCAGGACGAGTTTATCAAGACTTTCAGCAGTGAAGCTATGCACGACCCAACGAAGCGCACTATGGACCGCAAATGGGAGCAGCTGCTCGTTCAGCTCAGAGCTTTCTATGTACAGTGCCCGATATGTGGCAAGATGACCTTCGTCAACGATGAGACGCCTACACAGTGTATCGAGTGCGGCAAGCCACTGACGAAGCCCGTCCTCGTGAAGTGCGGCAAGTATAACGTGCCACTTGTACCCGGACAGAAGTTCTATAAATGTATGACCACCTTCGAGGAAGACCATGATACGGTTGTGGGCGAGGCAGTACGCAACAAGGTTGACCCAAAGAAATGGGGACTCGTCAACAAGTCGGGTCAGCCCTGGACGGTCACTCTGCCCGACGGCACCGTGCGCAACGTGGACAGCGGCTCAGGCATGCCTATGGTCATCGGAGCAAAGATTCGCTTCTCGAAGGACATCACAGGCGAAATCGTGAAATAA